In Sphingomonas oryzagri, the genomic stretch GGTGCGCATTTCCACGCGGTCACGAGCACCGGACTGCCGCAGGATCTCTCGCCCGCCCATGTCGTCTGGCGGGAGGCGCAGAACCCGCTGCTGGCGACGCCGGGGCAGGCGGGGCTGCTGTGGCTGAAGGTCGGTGGCGACCTCTATCGTTCGGCCGATGCCGGCGCGCACTGGGTGCGGACCGGGCAGGGGCTGGCGATCGCTTATTACGGGCTGGGCCGGGCAGCGCCGGGCGCCCGCTGGCCGGCGCTCTACGCGATCGGCACGAAGCAGGGACTGACCGCGGTCTGGCGTTCCATCGACGGCGGGGCGGGCTGGCAGCGGATTAACGACGATCAGCATCGGTGGGGCATGCGTTTCCGCGTGATTTCGGGCGATCCGCGCCGGTTCGGGCGGGTCTATATCGGTACGGACGGGCGCGGCATCCTCTATGGCGATGTCGCAGGGAGTGAGAGGAAATGACGGTGAAGTCTGTGCTTTTGGCGATGTCGGTCGGTTGCTTGCCGGTGGCGGCTCTGGCCGCGCCGGATGTGGCGACGCCGATCCCGCATTTCGAGACGCGCGGTAACCACCACGCGCTGATCGTCGACGGCGCGCCCTTCCTGATGCTGGGCGGGCAGGTCAACAATTCGAGCAACTATGCCGAGCCGCTGGAGAGCGCATGGGGCGTACTCGATCGTATCCACGCCAATACGGTTGAGGTGCCGATCGCCTGGCAGCAGGTGGAGCCGGAGGAAGGCAAGTTCGACCTCTCCTTCCTCCAGACCCTGCTCGATCGCGCGCGGGCGCATGACAAGCGCGTGGTGCTGCTGTGGTTCGGCACCTGGAAGAATGGCGGGCCGGGCTATCTGCCGGCCTGGGTGAAGCTCGACAACAAGCGTTTCCCCCGCATGAAGGATCCGACCGGCAAGGATCATTACGCCCACACCGCGCTCGCCCGCACCACGCTGGAGGCGGACAAGCGCGCGTTCGTCAAGGTGATGGAATATCTGCGCGATCACGATCCGCAGAATACTGTGATCCTCGTCCAGCCCGAGAACGAGACGGGCAGTTACCGCCTGCCGCGCGATCACAGCGCGGCGGCCAATGCCCTGTTTGCGCAGGCGATCCCGGCGGCGCTGGCCAAGCGTACCGGGAAGAGCGGGACATGGACGCAGGCTTATGGCGCGCAGGCCGAGCGCGCGTTCAACACCTGGTACGTCGCCTCATTCGTCAACGAGATCGCGGCGGCGGGCAAGGCGGTCAAGCCGCTGCCGATGTACGTCAACGCATCGCTTGCCGGCCCCTCGAAGATCCCCGATCCGATGGCGGTATCGAGCGGCGGGCCGCAATGGGACGTGCTCGATATCTGGAAGGCGGCGGCGCCCGCGATCGATGCCGAGGCGCCCGACATCTATGACAAGGCCAGCGCCGATGCCGTCCAGTATCTCGACAAATATGCGCGGCCCGACAATCCGCTGATGGTGCCCGAGATCGGCAACGACCGGCTGTTCGCGCGCTATTTCTATCCGGCGATCGGGCGTGGTGCAGTGGGCTTCTCGCCGTTCGGCATGGATGACAGCGGCTATTCCAATTATCCGCTCGGTGCGAAGACGCTCGATGACAAGACGCTGGATGCCTTCGCGCTGCCGTTCCGGACGCTCGGATCGATCATGCGCGATTGGGCGCGCATCGCCTTCGAGAAACCGACATGGGGCGTCGCCAAGCCGGATGACGGTGCGCCGCAGTCCACCGTCATGGGCAACTGGAAGATCACCGCGCGCTGGGGCCAGTGGCAGTTTGGCCAAGGCGAGGATGCCAAGGCCGAGCGTCCGTCCTGGGCCGGCGAGCCGGTCGGCGGGGCGGCGGTCGCGCAGCTGTCGGCGGACAGCTTCCTGGTGGTCGGCGACCATGTGCGGCTCGATTTCACGCCGGCACCGGGATCGCCGGCGAACGGCATCCTAGTCAATGTCGAGGAGGGGCGGTTCGAGAATGGCCAGTGGGTCACCAGCCGCGTCTGGAATGGCGACGAGACCGATTATGGCCTCAACCTCGTCGATCGCCCGCAGGTGCTGCGGGTGACGATGGGCCATTATCGCTGATAAGAGAAAACAGGAGAGGGAGCGGGATGAACAGGATCGGCATCGCGGCGCTGTTGATTGGTAGCGCTATCGGATCGGCGCGGGCGGCGGACCTGCACGGCAGCTACCGTAAGATCGCCGACGGCATCGTGGTGACCCCGGCGGGCGGCCCCTCGGCGCGGATCGAGTTCAGCCTGCACGGCGACGGCATCGTCCATGTCGTCGCGACGCCCCGACAGGCGGCGGGCACGACGCTGACGCCGAGCCTGATGGCACCCAATCCTCCGGCGGCTGGCGCCTTCTCGGTGCATGAGGCGAAGGGGCATGTCGAGCTGGAGGCGGCACGCACCACCGCCGACATTGATCTCGCTACCGGGCAGGTGCGCTTCCTCGATCCCGCAGGCCATGTCCTGCTGGCGGAAGCAGGCGCGCCCGTCTTCCGTCCGACGAGCGCCGACGGCAAGCCTTTCGTCAGCGTCTCGCAGCAGTTCAATCGCGGCACCGACGAGGCGCTCTACGGCCTTGGCCAGCACCAGAACATGCAGATGGACTATAATGGCGAGGACGTCGAACTCGCCCAGCACAATATGGACATCGCGGTGCCCTTCCTGGTCTCGACCAAGGGATACGGCCTGCTGTGGGACAATGACGGCATCACCCGCTTCGGCAATCCCAAGCCTTACGATCTGGTCGGCGACGGGTTGAAGGTCAGCTCGCACGGCCAGCCCGGCTTCACGGCGCAATATTTCCTCGACGGGAAGCCGGTGGTAACGCGGCAGGAAGCCACGATCGACTATCAGTTCATCAAGGATATGGCGAAGTGGCCCGAGGCTGCGAAGGCCCGCACCGTCGCGGCGACCGGCGGGCAGAACACCGCCGGCAATGCGGTGCAGCAGCAGACCGTGGTGTGGACGGGCGACGTGACGCCCACCGTCACCGGTGTGCACAAATTCCGGCTCTACGGCTCCAGCTATTACAAGGTGTTCGTCGACGGGAAGCCTGTGCTCGATCGCTGGCGGCAGAACTGGAACCCCTGGTACGCGAATTTCGAGGTGCCGCTGACCGCCGGCAAGCCTGCTGCGATCCGCGTCGAATGGCAGCCCAATGCGGGCTATATGGCGCTCTTCCACAGCGATCCGCTGCCCGCTGCCGATCGTCATTCGGTGTGGTTCACCAGCGATATCGCGCAGGCCAAGAACTACTGGTTCGTGCCGGGCGGCAATGTCGATGCGGTGGTGGCGGGCTATCGCCAACTGACCGGCAAGGCCGAGATGATGCCGAAATGGGCCTACGGCTTTTGGCAGTCGCGCCAGCGCTACGAGGATGCGGCGCAGATCACCGGGGTCGTCGACACCTACCGCAAGCTCGGTATCCCGCTCGACAATATCGTGCTGGACTGGCGCTACTGGCGCGATGACAGCTGGGGTAG encodes the following:
- a CDS encoding DUF5597 domain-containing protein → MTVKSVLLAMSVGCLPVAALAAPDVATPIPHFETRGNHHALIVDGAPFLMLGGQVNNSSNYAEPLESAWGVLDRIHANTVEVPIAWQQVEPEEGKFDLSFLQTLLDRARAHDKRVVLLWFGTWKNGGPGYLPAWVKLDNKRFPRMKDPTGKDHYAHTALARTTLEADKRAFVKVMEYLRDHDPQNTVILVQPENETGSYRLPRDHSAAANALFAQAIPAALAKRTGKSGTWTQAYGAQAERAFNTWYVASFVNEIAAAGKAVKPLPMYVNASLAGPSKIPDPMAVSSGGPQWDVLDIWKAAAPAIDAEAPDIYDKASADAVQYLDKYARPDNPLMVPEIGNDRLFARYFYPAIGRGAVGFSPFGMDDSGYSNYPLGAKTLDDKTLDAFALPFRTLGSIMRDWARIAFEKPTWGVAKPDDGAPQSTVMGNWKITARWGQWQFGQGEDAKAERPSWAGEPVGGAAVAQLSADSFLVVGDHVRLDFTPAPGSPANGILVNVEEGRFENGQWVTSRVWNGDETDYGLNLVDRPQVLRVTMGHYR